The Lacipirellula parvula genome window below encodes:
- a CDS encoding esterase-like activity of phytase family protein, with amino-acid sequence MPAARFTTCSTLALLLTAACAELGHAANWAVTRVNHTLLTPPTGVTVAEMSGVTYVGEVDGLSRFIAAEETKGELIQFDLAFNAAGGIASVTNITPIDLVATNDFEGIAYTNPARNSVFLASENGVGLREVSLATGANLQNVTLPAVFANARANLSFESLTRAADGRAMWTANEQALTVDGPTATAAAGTTVRLLKLNVDGNAVTPSSQFAYQVDPIHGTSTLGSPQSGLSDLTLMPDGTLLALERSVAVTTPIYRDRIYEVDFTGVTDVSVAPYDAGLSGKSFTAVGKSLLWSGAIDAGLGQNMEGLTLGPRLPNGDWSLIGVVDNGDGSSGNTLVAFTAHLVPSADFNADGAIDGADFLQWQRGAGLAANATHQEGDANLDGKIDAADLNIWKAAFGGAAASAVQPIPEPVAATLAIIAIAAIHPRIKKPRSSIAGI; translated from the coding sequence ATGCCAGCGGCTCGCTTCACCACCTGCTCGACTCTCGCTCTGCTGCTGACCGCCGCGTGCGCGGAGCTCGGTCACGCCGCCAATTGGGCGGTCACCCGCGTCAATCACACGCTGCTCACGCCGCCGACTGGCGTCACCGTCGCCGAGATGAGCGGCGTCACTTACGTCGGCGAGGTCGACGGCCTCTCCCGATTCATCGCCGCTGAAGAAACGAAGGGCGAACTCATCCAGTTCGATCTCGCGTTCAACGCTGCGGGCGGCATCGCCAGCGTTACGAACATCACGCCGATCGATCTCGTCGCCACAAACGATTTTGAGGGGATCGCGTACACGAACCCGGCTCGCAACAGCGTCTTCCTCGCCTCGGAGAATGGCGTCGGCCTCCGCGAAGTCAGCCTTGCGACCGGCGCCAATCTGCAGAACGTCACGCTCCCCGCAGTATTCGCCAACGCCCGGGCGAATCTGAGCTTTGAATCGCTCACCCGTGCCGCCGACGGCCGAGCGATGTGGACCGCCAACGAGCAAGCCCTCACGGTCGACGGCCCGACGGCGACCGCCGCGGCTGGAACGACGGTGCGACTCTTGAAGCTGAATGTCGACGGCAACGCCGTGACGCCCAGCTCGCAATTCGCTTACCAGGTTGATCCGATTCACGGGACGTCAACGCTCGGCTCGCCGCAGAGCGGACTCTCCGACCTGACGCTCATGCCCGACGGCACGCTGCTCGCGCTCGAACGCTCGGTCGCCGTGACGACGCCAATCTACCGCGATCGAATTTACGAAGTCGATTTCACCGGCGTTACCGACGTCAGCGTTGCTCCCTACGATGCGGGGCTCTCAGGAAAATCGTTCACTGCCGTCGGCAAGTCGCTGCTCTGGTCGGGCGCCATCGACGCCGGCCTCGGCCAAAACATGGAAGGGCTGACGCTCGGCCCGCGACTCCCTAACGGCGACTGGTCGCTCATCGGCGTCGTCGACAACGGCGATGGTTCCAGCGGCAACACGCTCGTCGCGTTCACGGCGCACCTCGTTCCCTCGGCAGACTTCAACGCCGACGGAGCGATCGACGGCGCCGATTTCTTGCAGTGGCAGCGGGGTGCAGGGCTCGCCGCGAATGCGACGCATCAAGAGGGCGACGCGAATCTCGACGGCAAGATCGATGCGGCGGATCTCAACATCTGGAAGGCCGCGTTCGGCGGGGCGGCGGCGTCAGCGGTTCAACCAATCCCCGAACCCGTCGCCGCCACGCTGGCCATCATCGCAATAGCCGCGATCCATCCGCGCATAAAAAAGCCGCGATCGTCGATCGCGGGCATTTGA
- a CDS encoding CHAT domain-containing protein yields MQASASGLKLAPWTVLAAIMIAASSRTAQAQLGDTIPSRAYYNGIDELYRGNLRDAQRTFTRSFTGSVKTLGPTGTIRWIDAICYHAMLGETLYHWGQPQLALQQFDQACTLFLQYPRWMMRVQFNPQINADASLTRVVIPWGVPQRRFVPGKYPTTLPISQGQVDASQQIQQGGVVQAPQLWPVDVVEVVRCTALALRRRNEILGPLGPHDAISKNVAAALARGGHPPNHWSGAWTDVLYGIALVGVGDREQAQQRLERGMLVAGQFDHPLTCVALLEQGRLALDQGDAAAAADFFTEASYSAYLFRDVGLVDDALRNRELARFAAGVVDPNQPLVNAAAWARRERYDLISARLSLSMADELLTAGDVKNAAVALTAGVALLRDARTGILGNYAQYLDARLQFAQGRGSADAAMATAITGQQKISHQLFQIGLANRMFDDQTLPMRSASSIYEVLLSDPRPIDVMTRPIETIAAAATAQPQAFDRWILAAIDRKNIAAVLEVTDFAKRRRFHSNLAWGGRLAALRDVALAPVNRLTPQQHQQQTEIFARYPALADAAAEAARLQQQLSAAWTPGADEAAMKRLPRLWSDYGDAVARREDIIANVGLARMPADVSFPPTMAPIDFQSNLQPGKALLVFHDTPDGMLAILLTNKAVTNWNLGPSSRLGGQVSEFLRAIGNVDANHEVPVEELASDKWQASSAELYKAIFTGASIDPAALKELIVIPDGVLWYVPFEALIAKVDSQPKLLSEIATIRYAPTAALAFSFDGSWRRIQRTGLVAGAMIPGDEPEQEKEALAALQEAIPGPMPLTTPAPAATPLLATLLDALVVLDEIDALGADPLSWSPLPIDRVAQQGFLDQWMAIPGDGPQRILLPGMHTAAERGGKASRRRRGGDDAVAPGDELFFASCGLMSAGADTLLLSRWRVGGQTTLDLVREFIQDLPHNAAASAWQRSVQLIRETPVDPAAELRVKEGKEPVEFTAKHPFFWAGYLVVDAGWRPVEQEDPAIDPAAAAAAGQPAAGAPAAGAAPAQPSAPAPPSPTAPGAVPDQPMKEADPTAPLPAPAPVPIKPTPLPPKEGEAPTPPPATPKPEGKPGPGSLPPLEEPK; encoded by the coding sequence ATGCAAGCATCAGCTAGCGGGCTGAAGCTCGCGCCTTGGACAGTCCTGGCGGCGATAATGATCGCCGCCAGTTCCCGCACGGCGCAGGCTCAGCTTGGCGACACGATACCGTCGCGCGCGTACTACAACGGCATCGACGAGCTCTACCGCGGCAACCTGCGCGATGCGCAGCGCACCTTCACCCGATCGTTCACCGGAAGCGTGAAGACGCTCGGTCCGACGGGCACGATTCGTTGGATCGACGCGATCTGCTATCACGCGATGCTCGGCGAAACCCTCTATCACTGGGGGCAACCGCAGCTGGCTCTGCAGCAGTTCGACCAAGCCTGCACGCTCTTCCTGCAATACCCGCGGTGGATGATGCGGGTGCAATTCAATCCACAAATCAATGCCGATGCGTCGCTGACGCGGGTCGTCATTCCTTGGGGCGTTCCCCAGCGCCGGTTCGTCCCGGGCAAGTATCCGACAACGCTCCCGATCTCGCAGGGACAAGTCGATGCCAGTCAGCAGATCCAACAGGGCGGCGTCGTTCAGGCGCCTCAGTTGTGGCCCGTCGACGTCGTCGAGGTCGTTCGCTGCACGGCGCTCGCTCTGCGTCGCCGCAACGAGATCCTGGGACCGCTCGGACCGCATGACGCCATCTCGAAAAACGTGGCGGCCGCGCTCGCCCGCGGCGGGCATCCGCCCAACCATTGGTCGGGCGCTTGGACCGACGTTCTCTACGGCATCGCGCTGGTCGGCGTCGGCGATCGCGAGCAAGCGCAGCAGCGCCTCGAACGCGGCATGCTCGTGGCTGGCCAATTCGATCACCCGCTCACATGCGTGGCGCTCCTGGAACAAGGACGGCTGGCGCTCGATCAAGGCGACGCCGCGGCAGCGGCCGACTTCTTCACGGAAGCCAGTTACTCCGCGTACCTATTTCGCGACGTCGGCCTCGTCGACGACGCTCTGCGCAACAGAGAGCTCGCGCGCTTCGCGGCGGGCGTCGTCGATCCGAACCAACCGCTCGTCAACGCCGCCGCTTGGGCGCGGCGAGAACGCTACGACTTGATCTCGGCGCGGCTCAGTCTCTCGATGGCCGACGAACTGCTGACGGCCGGGGACGTCAAAAATGCGGCGGTCGCACTCACCGCCGGCGTGGCGCTGCTGCGCGACGCCCGCACCGGCATTCTTGGCAATTACGCTCAGTATCTCGACGCGCGCCTGCAGTTCGCCCAGGGTCGCGGCTCGGCCGATGCGGCCATGGCCACGGCGATCACCGGCCAGCAGAAGATCTCGCATCAGCTCTTTCAGATTGGTCTCGCGAACCGGATGTTCGACGACCAAACTCTCCCGATGCGTTCGGCGTCGTCGATCTACGAAGTCCTGCTCTCCGATCCACGGCCGATCGACGTCATGACGCGGCCGATCGAAACGATCGCTGCCGCGGCGACGGCGCAACCGCAGGCCTTCGACCGGTGGATTTTGGCAGCCATTGATCGCAAGAACATCGCCGCCGTTTTAGAGGTCACAGACTTCGCCAAGCGCCGCCGCTTCCACAGCAATCTCGCTTGGGGAGGCCGGCTCGCTGCGCTCCGCGACGTGGCGCTGGCTCCCGTCAATCGCCTGACTCCGCAACAGCACCAGCAGCAAACCGAGATATTTGCACGGTACCCAGCGCTGGCCGATGCGGCCGCCGAAGCGGCCCGCCTGCAGCAGCAGTTGAGCGCTGCCTGGACCCCCGGCGCCGACGAGGCCGCCATGAAGCGTCTGCCGCGCCTTTGGAGCGACTACGGCGACGCCGTCGCCCGCCGCGAAGATATTATCGCCAACGTGGGCTTGGCTCGCATGCCGGCTGACGTCTCCTTCCCGCCGACAATGGCTCCGATCGATTTCCAGTCGAATCTCCAACCCGGCAAGGCGCTACTCGTCTTCCACGATACGCCAGACGGTATGCTCGCCATCCTGCTCACGAACAAGGCGGTCACGAATTGGAACCTCGGCCCCTCGAGTCGACTCGGAGGTCAGGTATCGGAATTCCTCCGCGCGATCGGCAACGTCGACGCGAATCACGAGGTTCCCGTTGAAGAGCTCGCCTCCGACAAATGGCAGGCGAGCAGCGCCGAACTCTACAAAGCAATCTTCACCGGCGCCTCAATTGATCCGGCGGCGCTCAAAGAGTTGATCGTTATCCCCGACGGCGTTCTGTGGTATGTGCCATTTGAAGCGCTCATCGCGAAGGTCGACTCGCAACCGAAGCTGCTGTCGGAGATCGCGACGATTCGTTACGCCCCCACCGCGGCGCTGGCGTTCAGCTTCGACGGCTCGTGGCGGCGGATCCAGCGCACCGGTCTCGTCGCCGGCGCCATGATTCCGGGCGACGAACCTGAGCAAGAGAAAGAGGCGCTTGCCGCACTGCAGGAGGCGATTCCGGGCCCGATGCCGCTTACAACGCCAGCGCCCGCCGCCACGCCGCTGTTGGCGACGTTGCTCGATGCGCTCGTCGTGCTCGATGAAATCGACGCACTTGGCGCTGATCCGCTTTCTTGGTCGCCGCTGCCAATCGACCGCGTGGCGCAACAAGGTTTTCTCGATCAGTGGATGGCGATTCCCGGCGACGGACCGCAACGCATCCTGCTGCCAGGGATGCACACAGCCGCTGAGCGCGGCGGCAAAGCGTCGCGTCGGCGCCGCGGCGGCGACGACGCCGTGGCCCCCGGCGACGAGTTGTTCTTCGCGAGTTGCGGACTGATGTCGGCCGGAGCCGATACGCTGCTGCTCAGCCGCTGGCGCGTCGGCGGGCAAACGACGCTCGATTTAGTGCGCGAGTTTATCCAAGATCTACCCCACAACGCCGCGGCGAGCGCCTGGCAACGGAGCGTGCAACTCATCCGTGAAACGCCCGTCGACCCCGCCGCGGAATTGCGAGTGAAGGAGGGTAAGGAACCAGTCGAGTTCACCGCCAAGCACCCCTTCTTCTGGGCGGGCTACTTGGTCGTCGACGCCGGCTGGCGACCGGTGGAGCAAGAAGATCCCGCGATCGATCCTGCCGCAGCGGCGGCAGCAGGGCAACCAGCCGCCGGCGCGCCTGCGGCCGGCGCGGCGCCCGCTCAGCCCAGCGCGCCGGCCCCGCCGTCGCCGACCGCTCCCGGCGCCGTCCCCGATCAGCCGATGAAAGAGGCCGATCCCACGGCGCCCCTCCCGGCTCCAGCTCCCGTCCCAATAAAGCCAACGCCGCTGCCGCCCAAGGAAGGGGAAGCTCCGACCCCGCCGCCAGCAACGCCGAAACCGGAAGGCAAACCGGGGCCAGGAAGTCTCCCGCCGCTGGAAGAGCCGAAGTAA
- a CDS encoding PQQ-binding-like beta-propeller repeat protein — translation MRFALVTLVALGWQSSVVAGDNWPQWRGPNAAGVADKGNYPVEFSGDDGVVWKIDVPGVGSSSPVVWDDAIFLTTSDGGQDVLLCYGFDGKERWSKTLGPGDEGKHPKGSGANSSPLTDGKIVVTYFKGGRVACHDLAGNEKWQFNLQERYGEDTLWWDLGTSPIFAAGNIVIAVIQAGDSYLVAFDPKNGEEVWKVKRQYERPEESDQAYTTPQVANIGGREVIVTWGADHLTGHDAKTGELIWESAGFNPKDEGMWRVIASHAMNDKVAVVPFGRGKFLAGVKLDGSGDVTESNRLWEEEVEGPDVPTPIIANEKVYTLSDKGRLECRDVNTGEELWSGALPKGGDKYFASPVLAGEILYCVREDGTAFVVDVSDGFKLLTDKKGNELGERVVATPVPVRDRLLIRGDDHLFCFGADEDGPAASK, via the coding sequence ATGCGATTCGCACTCGTCACGCTCGTTGCCCTTGGTTGGCAGTCCTCAGTCGTCGCTGGTGACAACTGGCCGCAGTGGCGCGGGCCGAATGCCGCGGGGGTTGCCGACAAAGGCAACTACCCTGTCGAGTTTTCCGGTGACGATGGCGTCGTATGGAAAATCGACGTGCCGGGCGTGGGCAGCTCCTCGCCTGTAGTATGGGACGACGCGATCTTCCTCACCACGAGCGACGGCGGGCAGGACGTTCTGCTGTGCTACGGCTTCGACGGCAAGGAGCGTTGGTCGAAGACGCTCGGCCCTGGCGACGAGGGCAAGCATCCGAAGGGGAGCGGCGCCAATTCCTCGCCCCTCACCGACGGTAAGATCGTCGTCACCTACTTCAAGGGTGGCCGCGTCGCTTGCCACGATCTTGCGGGCAACGAGAAGTGGCAGTTCAACCTGCAGGAACGCTATGGCGAAGACACGCTGTGGTGGGACCTCGGCACGTCGCCGATCTTTGCGGCGGGGAACATCGTCATCGCGGTCATTCAAGCGGGCGACTCATATCTCGTCGCGTTCGATCCGAAGAACGGCGAGGAAGTTTGGAAGGTGAAGCGGCAGTATGAACGGCCTGAGGAGTCGGATCAGGCGTACACGACGCCGCAGGTGGCGAACATCGGCGGCCGCGAAGTGATCGTCACATGGGGCGCCGACCATCTCACTGGCCACGACGCGAAGACGGGCGAACTGATTTGGGAGAGCGCAGGTTTCAACCCGAAGGACGAAGGGATGTGGCGCGTGATCGCCTCCCACGCGATGAACGACAAGGTCGCCGTCGTGCCGTTTGGCCGCGGCAAGTTCCTGGCGGGCGTCAAGCTCGACGGTTCAGGCGACGTTACCGAATCGAACCGCTTGTGGGAAGAAGAAGTCGAAGGCCCCGACGTGCCGACGCCGATCATTGCCAACGAAAAAGTCTACACACTTTCGGACAAAGGCAGGCTGGAGTGCCGCGACGTCAACACGGGTGAGGAATTGTGGTCTGGCGCGCTGCCCAAGGGAGGCGACAAGTATTTCGCCTCGCCGGTGCTGGCCGGCGAGATTCTCTACTGCGTGCGGGAGGATGGGACGGCGTTCGTCGTCGACGTGAGCGATGGCTTCAAGCTGCTGACCGACAAGAAAGGAAATGAACTCGGCGAGCGCGTCGTGGCGACCCCGGTGCCGGTGCGAGATCGCTTGCTCATCCGCGGCGATGATCACCTCTTCTGCTTTGGCGCCGACGAAGACGGCCCCGCCGCCAGCAAGTAG
- a CDS encoding S1C family serine protease translates to MPRPISPNWQFAAGDSPSADRPQPARPEGDAAAASDLDLLDAYSRAVIGVVEGLGPTVLCIEGPRGDTRGGSGSGVLLTPDGYALTNSHVANGRSKLTAVTEEGDRLDAELVGDDPLTDLALVRLAARDLPFAELGDSDGLRVGQLVIAMGNPLGFRSTVSTGVVSATGRAMRGVGGRLIENVIQHTAPLNPGNSGGPLVDTRGRVVGVNTAIIAMAQGLGFSVPSNTAHWVVGELLAHGEVRRRWLGIAGTTVGLPRSLVRELDLLADEAIEVLSVDPNGPAARAGLQAGDLIVAAAGRVTMTVDDLTRIVSLAPAGEPLELSVIRDEQLRELAIAS, encoded by the coding sequence ATGCCCCGCCCCATCTCCCCCAATTGGCAATTCGCCGCCGGCGATTCGCCCTCTGCCGACCGTCCGCAGCCGGCTCGTCCCGAAGGGGACGCCGCCGCTGCTAGCGATCTCGACCTGCTCGACGCCTACTCTCGCGCCGTGATTGGCGTCGTCGAGGGCCTCGGCCCGACCGTGCTTTGCATCGAAGGCCCGCGCGGCGATACCCGCGGCGGCAGCGGCTCGGGCGTGCTGCTGACTCCCGACGGCTACGCCCTCACGAACAGCCACGTCGCGAACGGGCGGAGCAAACTTACCGCCGTGACCGAAGAAGGGGACCGCCTCGACGCCGAACTGGTTGGCGACGATCCGCTCACCGACTTAGCGCTGGTGCGACTCGCCGCTCGCGATCTGCCGTTCGCGGAACTCGGCGACAGCGACGGCTTGCGCGTCGGCCAACTCGTGATCGCGATGGGCAATCCGCTCGGCTTTCGCTCGACCGTTTCGACCGGCGTCGTCAGTGCCACAGGCCGGGCGATGCGCGGCGTCGGTGGACGGCTGATTGAGAACGTGATTCAGCACACCGCGCCATTGAACCCTGGCAACTCGGGCGGTCCGCTCGTTGATACCCGCGGCCGCGTCGTTGGCGTCAACACGGCGATCATCGCGATGGCCCAAGGGCTCGGGTTCTCGGTGCCGTCGAATACTGCGCACTGGGTGGTCGGCGAATTGCTCGCTCATGGCGAGGTCCGCCGGCGCTGGCTTGGCATCGCGGGGACGACGGTTGGCTTGCCGCGAAGTCTGGTCCGCGAACTCGATCTACTGGCCGATGAAGCGATCGAAGTGCTCAGCGTTGATCCCAACGGCCCCGCCGCCCGCGCGGGGTTGCAAGCGGGCGATCTGATCGTCGCCGCCGCGGGACGCGTGACGATGACTGTCGACGACCTCACGCGGATCGTGTCGCTCGCCCCGGCAGGCGAGCCGTTAGAGCTGTCGGTCATCCGCGACGAACAGCTGCGAGAACTGGCGATCGCATCGTGA
- a CDS encoding ROK family protein produces MADTSQFLTAAAARRPLLVGVDVGGTNIKIGIVDDGGRPVAYRSIPTHEERGPADAADRIGAAVRSLVDESGLHQGDVARVGLATPGPMDLKAGMLLGPGNLPHWHNSPIRDLVSRACGYPVTYVNDANAAAYGEYWAGAGREYRSMVLFTMGTGIGGGIIVEEMLVEGVHSCGGELGHIIIDCHPEAPINSLGIRGTLEGYCGAYAFIRRAEEALSHGTPSALRARIERGEELTPKMIAEEGERGDQLCLDLIMETARYMAIGLVTAVHSIDPESVVIGGAMTFGGDGNPLGERFMSRLREEATSRMIHSLRGNIHIDFAHLGGDAGYIGAAGWAGREYLLAATAR; encoded by the coding sequence ATGGCTGACACCTCTCAATTTCTCACCGCGGCGGCTGCTCGGCGGCCTCTGCTGGTTGGCGTCGACGTCGGCGGCACGAACATCAAGATTGGGATCGTCGACGATGGCGGCCGGCCGGTCGCTTATCGGTCGATCCCGACTCACGAAGAGCGCGGTCCGGCCGACGCGGCCGATCGCATCGGCGCCGCCGTCCGGTCGTTGGTGGACGAGTCAGGCCTGCATCAAGGCGACGTCGCGCGGGTCGGGCTCGCCACGCCTGGGCCGATGGACCTCAAGGCCGGCATGCTGCTGGGCCCTGGCAACTTGCCCCATTGGCACAACTCGCCGATCCGCGATCTGGTGAGCCGCGCCTGCGGTTATCCGGTTACCTACGTGAACGACGCCAACGCCGCCGCCTACGGCGAGTACTGGGCCGGCGCCGGGCGCGAGTATCGCAGCATGGTACTGTTCACGATGGGCACCGGCATCGGCGGCGGCATCATCGTCGAAGAAATGCTGGTTGAAGGCGTCCACAGCTGCGGCGGCGAACTGGGCCACATCATCATCGACTGCCACCCCGAGGCGCCGATCAACTCGCTCGGCATCCGCGGCACGCTCGAAGGCTACTGCGGGGCATACGCGTTCATCCGCCGGGCGGAGGAAGCCCTGTCGCACGGCACGCCGAGTGCGTTGCGGGCCCGCATTGAACGCGGCGAAGAGCTCACGCCGAAGATGATTGCCGAGGAAGGCGAGCGCGGCGACCAGCTCTGCCTCGACCTGATCATGGAGACGGCCCGCTACATGGCGATTGGTCTCGTCACGGCTGTCCACTCGATCGATCCGGAAAGCGTCGTCATTGGCGGGGCGATGACCTTCGGCGGCGACGGCAATCCGCTGGGCGAACGGTTCATGTCGCGTCTTCGCGAAGAGGCGACTTCGCGGATGATCCACAGCCTGCGCGGTAATATTCACATCGACTTCGCCCACCTCGGCGGCGACGCCGGGTACATCGGCGCGGCGGGCTGGGCTGGGCGGGAGTACCTGCTAGCAGCAACGGCGAGGTAG
- the lepA gene encoding translation elongation factor 4 yields the protein MIDPKFIRNFSIVAHIDHGKSTLADRLMEITGAVSKRESKEQMLDDMAIERQRGITIKARAVTMHYTYNGQKYELNLIDTPGHVDFHYEVSRSLACCEGAVLLVDAFQGVEAQTVANAFAAMEHDLTIVPAMNKIDLNHARPDQVREEMVQTLGLDADEVLGCSGKTGLGCEDVIKAVIDRVPAPTGDPKATLQAMVFDAHYDEFRGAITYVRVMNGTVKKGQKIKFIQQGTTHEVVELGHFAPQRKAANQLSAGQVGYLVCNIKSLGNVQIGDTVTVPGDHPAEALPGYEEPKRMVFCGLYPSDGQDFKQLREALEKLQINDPSFDFEPETSDALGFGFRCGFLGLLHMEIVQQRLEEEADIDLVQTAPNVTYEILTKAGETLEVHTPQRVPEHGDIEEFRQPIVRVNFILPTEYIGGIMKICADRRGIYVRTEYLSPTRAMLVYDLALADVIYDMHDKLKSTTRGYGTMDYEILGYRADDLCRMDILVKGERIDALSIVCNRGDADSRGRAIIKKLKEEIPRHMFEVSLQAAIGTRIVARENISAMRKNVTAKCYGGDISRKRKLWEKQKEGKKRMKSIGQVDIPQKAFLAVLETGEETGQKK from the coding sequence ATGATTGATCCAAAGTTCATTCGCAATTTCTCGATCGTCGCTCACATCGACCACGGCAAGAGTACGCTTGCCGATCGGTTAATGGAGATCACCGGCGCGGTGAGCAAGCGTGAGTCGAAGGAGCAGATGCTCGACGACATGGCGATCGAGCGGCAGCGCGGCATCACGATCAAGGCCCGCGCCGTCACGATGCACTACACGTACAACGGCCAGAAGTACGAGCTGAACCTGATCGACACGCCAGGCCACGTCGACTTCCACTACGAAGTCTCGCGGTCGCTTGCCTGCTGCGAGGGCGCGGTGCTGCTCGTCGATGCCTTCCAAGGGGTCGAAGCCCAGACGGTCGCCAACGCCTTCGCGGCGATGGAGCATGATCTCACCATCGTCCCGGCGATGAACAAGATCGACCTGAACCACGCGCGGCCCGATCAGGTCCGCGAGGAAATGGTGCAGACGCTCGGCCTCGACGCCGACGAAGTGCTCGGCTGCAGCGGCAAGACGGGGCTTGGCTGCGAGGACGTCATCAAGGCAGTAATCGATCGCGTCCCGGCGCCGACGGGCGATCCGAAGGCGACGCTTCAGGCGATGGTCTTCGACGCCCACTACGACGAATTCCGCGGCGCCATCACCTACGTTCGCGTCATGAACGGCACGGTGAAGAAGGGCCAAAAGATCAAGTTCATTCAGCAGGGAACCACTCACGAAGTCGTCGAACTGGGCCACTTCGCGCCGCAGCGCAAGGCCGCCAACCAACTGAGCGCCGGCCAGGTGGGCTACCTGGTCTGCAACATCAAGTCGCTCGGCAACGTGCAAATCGGCGACACCGTGACGGTTCCCGGCGATCACCCGGCGGAAGCCCTCCCCGGCTACGAAGAGCCGAAGCGGATGGTCTTTTGCGGCCTCTATCCGTCCGATGGCCAGGACTTCAAGCAACTCCGCGAAGCGCTCGAAAAGCTGCAGATCAACGATCCCAGCTTCGACTTCGAACCGGAAACGAGTGACGCGCTCGGCTTCGGCTTCCGCTGCGGCTTTCTCGGCCTACTGCATATGGAAATCGTGCAGCAACGGCTTGAAGAGGAAGCCGACATCGACCTCGTGCAGACGGCGCCGAACGTCACCTACGAGATCCTCACCAAGGCAGGCGAGACGCTTGAAGTCCACACGCCGCAACGCGTGCCTGAGCACGGCGACATTGAAGAGTTCCGCCAGCCGATCGTGCGCGTGAACTTCATTCTGCCGACCGAGTATATCGGCGGCATCATGAAAATCTGCGCCGATCGTCGCGGCATTTACGTGCGGACCGAATACCTTTCGCCGACGCGGGCGATGCTCGTCTACGATCTCGCGCTCGCGGACGTGATCTACGACATGCACGACAAGCTGAAGAGCACCACCCGCGGCTACGGCACGATGGATTACGAAATCCTCGGCTACCGCGCCGACGACCTCTGCCGCATGGACATCCTCGTGAAGGGCGAGCGGATCGACGCGCTCAGCATCGTCTGCAACCGCGGCGACGCGGATTCCCGCGGCCGGGCGATCATCAAGAAGCTCAAGGAAGAAATTCCGCGGCACATGTTCGAAGTATCGCTGCAAGCGGCTATCGGCACACGGATCGTCGCCCGCGAGAACATCTCCGCAATGCGGAAGAACGTTACCGCCAAGTGCTACGGCGGCGACATCAGCCGCAAACGCAAGCTGTGGGAAAAGCAGAAGGAAGGCAAGAAGCGGATGAAGTCGATCGGCCAGGTCGACATCCCGCAGAAGGCGTTCCTCGCGGTGCTGGAAACGGGCGAGGAAACGGGGCAGAAGAAGTAG
- the pyrF gene encoding orotidine-5'-phosphate decarboxylase, with the protein MPHFTDQLAAAVRRTGNAVCVGLDPRWEQLPWPITTGRENEPNGHADAYLDFCCGVIDVVAPLVPVVKPQMAFFEELGPSGMTALAEVIRYAQERGLLVILDGKRNDIGSTAEAYARGLLGRGVSPWGADCLTVSPYLGEDSLTPFVEVARDRGAGLFVLVKTSNPGGGLLQDLVANEQTVYRHVASLVEKLSAETAGESGYGLAGAVVGATYPEQLAELRAAMPHTWFLVPGFGSQGGAAKDVAPAFDSGGLGAVINNSRGIIFAHARKEYAEQFGDQHWQRAVEAATKLMIEQLS; encoded by the coding sequence GTGCCCCACTTCACTGACCAACTCGCCGCCGCCGTTCGGCGCACCGGAAACGCCGTTTGCGTGGGCCTCGACCCTCGCTGGGAACAACTTCCCTGGCCGATTACCACCGGCCGCGAGAACGAGCCGAACGGACATGCCGACGCCTACCTCGACTTCTGCTGCGGGGTGATCGACGTCGTCGCGCCGCTCGTGCCGGTCGTGAAGCCGCAGATGGCGTTTTTTGAGGAGCTCGGCCCCAGCGGGATGACGGCCCTGGCCGAGGTGATTCGCTACGCCCAGGAGCGCGGGCTGCTGGTGATCCTCGACGGCAAGCGGAACGACATTGGCTCGACCGCCGAAGCCTACGCCCGCGGGCTGCTCGGCCGCGGCGTGAGTCCGTGGGGCGCCGACTGCCTGACGGTAAGCCCCTACCTCGGCGAAGATAGCCTCACGCCGTTCGTCGAAGTCGCCCGCGATCGCGGCGCCGGTCTCTTCGTCCTGGTAAAAACCTCCAATCCGGGCGGCGGCCTGCTGCAAGATCTCGTTGCGAACGAGCAAACAGTCTATCGCCACGTCGCGTCGCTGGTCGAAAAACTCTCCGCCGAGACCGCAGGCGAATCAGGCTACGGCCTCGCCGGCGCCGTCGTCGGCGCCACCTACCCCGAGCAACTCGCCGAGCTCCGCGCCGCGATGCCTCACACCTGGTTTTTGGTCCCTGGCTTCGGCAGCCAGGGGGGTGCAGCCAAAGACGTCGCCCCGGCGTTCGACTCGGGCGGCCTCGGCGCGGTGATCAACAACAGCCGCGGGATTATCTTCGCTCACGCGCGAAAAGAATACGCCGAGCAATTCGGCGATCAGCATTGGCAGCGAGCGGTGGAAGCGGCGACGAAGCTGATGATCGAGCAGCTAAGTTAA